The genomic DNA CGAGATAACAGACGCCCAGCGGTCGCTCGCTGCGGAGGGTGTTGGTGTCGAGCCGGCCTCGGCGGCCTCCGTCGCCGGGCTCCGAAAGCTCCGCGAGCGCGGCGTCGTCGACGACGACGAACACGTCGTCTGTCTGACGACTGGTCACCTATTGAAAGACCCCGACGCGGCGGCGGCAGCCGGCAACGACCCCGAGCCGGTCGCAAACAGTACCGAGGCCGTGCTGTCCCACCTCGCCGAGTGACTCAGCAGCTGCCGGCCTCGACGCCGAGGTCGGCCTGCGGCGAGAGCGAAACGGTCGTTTCTCCTTTCTCGACGGCCACGTCGTAGGTGCCGAACGTTCCCGCCAGCGTTATCGTCGCCGGGCCGTCGCTCTCGATGCGGAGTGTCAGGGGCTCGCATACGTCGATGCCAGCCTCCTCTATCCAAAGCGTTGCGGCCTCCGCTCCTTCGAGCGTCACTTCGATGGCGTTTTCGGGCGAGCGGCGCGACTCGACCGGCGGCGTCTCCCACTGGACGCCCCGACTAACGTGCGGCCCAGGCTTGTGGTCGAACTGGCGGTCGGAGCCGACCTCGGGCGGGGCGTATCCGTCAGCCAGCGAGATGGCGTCGATGAGGCCCGTCTCCTCGCTTTCTCTGGTCGAAATGTCCGAAACCCAGTAGGCGCTGTCGTGAACCAGCCCGACCTCGGGGTGGTCGAGCGCCGGCACCTGTTTGTAGGTGACGCGTCTCGGGTTCCGGATGACCTTCCCGCGGGAGACGAACTCCGGGATGCCGTCCCACTGGTCTTTGATACCCAGCGTGAGGTGTGTCTCCGCCGGAAAGAGACAGTACTCGTGTCGGTACCGGTGGCGGCGGAGCCGCCGGGCGTAGTTCTCCGCAGAGAGGAACGGAACCAGCGGGTCCCCGACGGCGTTCCACAGCAGCATCGGAATATGCCGGAGGTTGGTGCTGATCTCCATCGCGCCTTCGGGAGCCTCGGTAAAGAGGTTGAGAAACGACCCGCCGCCCTCGCCGCCGAGGATACCCTCGGTCAACCCGGTCGGCGATTTGAACTGGCCGTCGGTGATACCCTCTATTGGGTCCTCGGTCGGCGGACCGACCACCGAAAAGCCGCGGCCGAACAGGTCGGGACACTGAGCGGCGAGCATACAGGTGCCGAACCCGCCCATCGAGTATCCGCCGATGACGACGCGGCTCCGGTCGATATCGAAGCGGGTTTCGAGGTCACGCCACGCTTCGAAGATGTCCAGTTCCGCCTCCCGCTTGTACCATTGGCCGGGGCCACGAGCCTGCGGCATCAGCACGATGCCGCCGGTCGCCTCGCTGATCTGTCTAACGAGGCCGGGCGTGTAGACGGCATACTGGGTGTACGAACAGCTCAACGAATGTAAAAGCAGTATAAGCGGTGCCGGTTCGGTCAGCGACTCGGGGACGTAGACGTTGTACGGCTGGATGCGACCCTCGAGGATGTCGTGGTCGGTGTCGATACCCTCCCCGAGATAGTATCGGGACGGGTACAACTGCGTCCGAAAGCCCGACTCGGGGACCGTATCGGTCGGTTCGCCGTCGCGGAGCGCGCCGAAATCGATGTCCGCATAGAACTCAGAGATGTCGCGGTCGGCAAGAGCCATCGCCTGTCGATGCTCCCGCCAGTTCCCCTCGCCGAGCACCCGCGGCGGCTGGTCGAAAAACCGGTTGAGCACGGTGTGGCCAACGCCGGACACGTCAAGCAGGTCGAAAAGCCCGCGGCCGACATCGAGCGGGCCGAGATTCCGGTTGTACGGTTCGTTAAACCGAAAGCCGACGTTGAACACCGGCGGGAGGTCCTGTCCTTCGCGGATACCCCCTGGCGTCTCCTCGTCGGGGTTCGGTTTGACCTGCCGGAACCCCTCCGCATCGTCGTCCCACAGCCCAACAGCGATGAAATGCCGCCACGTCTCTCCGTCGGGGGAAAGCGGCACCTCGAT from Natronomonas pharaonis DSM 2160 includes the following:
- a CDS encoding prolyl oligopeptidase family serine peptidase, encoding MAVDPHDTADDEATDDEPDASPPRPGPDALYGANPTPPQLENGPDWDADPLLVCGCDAYRDGEYLYQDYVYDDRGADTRSWTSGSPADAASLGGVLSQPTGDYHYPTAERPYAHNAADLLEFRVQETDDGVRYRVALNTMLKPDAAAVAIGIDTTPGTGTEHKRTDWGYGLGDLGAPAEHTLVTWGTGAELDGEPLDDDAYDVDVRRNQIDIEVPLSPDGETWRHFIAVGLWDDDAEGFRQVKPNPDEETPGGIREGQDLPPVFNVGFRFNEPYNRNLGPLDVGRGLFDLLDVSGVGHTVLNRFFDQPPRVLGEGNWREHRQAMALADRDISEFYADIDFGALRDGEPTDTVPESGFRTQLYPSRYYLGEGIDTDHDILEGRIQPYNVYVPESLTEPAPLILLLHSLSCSYTQYAVYTPGLVRQISEATGGIVLMPQARGPGQWYKREAELDIFEAWRDLETRFDIDRSRVVIGGYSMGGFGTCMLAAQCPDLFGRGFSVVGPPTEDPIEGITDGQFKSPTGLTEGILGGEGGGSFLNLFTEAPEGAMEISTNLRHIPMLLWNAVGDPLVPFLSAENYARRLRRHRYRHEYCLFPAETHLTLGIKDQWDGIPEFVSRGKVIRNPRRVTYKQVPALDHPEVGLVHDSAYWVSDISTRESEETGLIDAISLADGYAPPEVGSDRQFDHKPGPHVSRGVQWETPPVESRRSPENAIEVTLEGAEAATLWIEEAGIDVCEPLTLRIESDGPATITLAGTFGTYDVAVEKGETTVSLSPQADLGVEAGSC